A window of Gasterosteus aculeatus chromosome 9, fGasAcu3.hap1.1, whole genome shotgun sequence contains these coding sequences:
- the pgap4 gene encoding post-GPI attachment to proteins factor 4 produces the protein MPRWKTFLSQYLRWSNPVTQALVLSAVTFCVVLPLCCHRLLYSYYFIRSVYLDSMSEEVLRESLDRGQDALRFWRSASAVSAWPPGFADADALRPELLVTVVTSRRDQGRDFHYLLQVMRRLSGALGGCGERRCAEVLVCDVESGPLENQDARLLEDRVRVVRRSPEEQRRNRDAVNTFEREKRDYVFCLRKGWELARPRNVVVLEDDALPKEDFFQVVRDLLSRRFSLDTLYVKLYHPERLQRYWNPEPYRILEWVGLGLVGATALLLAFSRWNPRGFSCAPSAGHLLFFTVYFMAVSELLGRHYFLEARRVSPQLYAVSPATECCTPAMLFPGNSSLRVAEYLDGSFCAKGNAKDTVLYRLARATPGEKSHSVEPNLISHIGAYSSVRPNPARPKLL, from the coding sequence atgCCTCGATGGAAGACCTTCCTCAGTCAGTACCTGCGATGGTCCAACCCCGTCACCCAGGCTCTCGTCCTGTCCGCCGTCACCTTCTGCGTCGTCCTGCCCCTGTGCTGCCACCGGCTGCTGTACTCGTACTACTTCATCCGCTCCGTGTACCTGGACTCCATGAGCGAGGAGGTGCTGCGCGAGAGCCTCGACCGCGGCCAGGACGCGCTGCGCTTCTGGCGGAGCGCCTCCGCCGTGTCGGCGTGGCCCCCCGGATTCGCCGACGCCGACGCCCTGCGTCCTGAGCTGCTGGTCACCGTGGTGACGTCCCGGCGCGACCAAGGGCGAGACTTCCACTACCTGCTGCAGGTGATGCGCCGGCTGAGCGGCGCGCTGGGTGGCTGCGGGGAGCGGCGCTGCGCCGAGGTGCTGGTCTGCGACGTGGAAAGCGGCCCGCTGGAGAACCAGGACGCCCGGCTGCTGGAGGACCGCGTCAGGGTGGTCCGGCGGTCCCCCGAGGAGCAGCGCCGGAACCGGGACGCGGTCAACACCTtcgagagggagaagagggactACGTCTTCTGCCTGCGCAAGGGGTGGGAGCTGGCGAGGCCTCGCAACGTGGTCGTCCTGGAGGACGACGCTCTGCCGAAGGAGGACTTCTTCCAGGTGGTGAGGGACCTGCTGTCGCGTCGGTTCTCCCTGGACACCCTCTACGTGAAGCTGTATCACCCCGAGAGGCTGCAGCGCTACTGGAACCCCGAGCCGTACCGCATCCTGGAGTGGGTGGGGCTCGGGCTGGTCGGAGCCACGGCCCTCCTCCTCGCCTTCTCCCGCTGGAACCCCCGCGGCTTCTCCTGCGCGCCGTCGGCCggccacctcctcttcttcacggtGTACTTCATGGCCGTCTCGGAGCTGCTGGGGCGGCACTACTTCCTGGAGGCGCGGAGGGTTTCCCCGCAGCTCTACGCCGTCTCGCCGGCCACGGAGTGCTGCACCCCCGCCATGCTCTTCCCGGGCAACTCCTCGCTCCGGGTGGCCGAGTACCTGGACGGCTCCTTCTGCGCCAAGGGGAACGCCAAGGACACGGTGCTGTATCGGTTGGCTCGGGCGACGCCCGGGGAGAAGTCTCACAGCGTGGAGCCCAACCTCATCAGCCACATCGGGGCCTATTCCTCAGTCCGACCCAACCCGGCCCGGCCCAAGCTCCTCTGA